The genomic interval CCGGGGAGGCGTAGTTCTCGGAGGCGATCAGCTTGAGCATCTCGCGCTGGTCGGCGACTTCCTGGCCGATGGCGTCGGCGACGCGGGGCTCGACGGCACGGATCACGTCGAGGGCGGCGCGGAAGGCGGTGGACTCGTTGGAAAGGGGCGCGGAATTGTCGGGCATGGGGACCTCCGGACGTGGCGTTCGGCGTTCTCGGTACGGCCCAGGCGCACGGCACACATTCCAGCTCGGGCCGCTCCCCGATGGTCGGTCCCATCCCAGCGCGCCAGTCACGGCCCGCCGGTCAGCCTACCGGGCGGGCCGGACGGTGCGGCTCCCGCGTCCACCATGCGGGCGAGGATAGGAAAGGGGCACCCTCACCCCCGGGAGACGCCGTGACCAGTACGGAAGCCAGTAGCGAAGACAGTACGGAAGCCCTCGTCGCCGCCGGCGAGGCGCACACCCCGCACAACTACCACCCGCTGCCGGTGGTCGTCGCCACCGCCGACGGGGCGTGGATGACGGACGTGCGGGGGCGGCGGTATCTGGACCTGCTCGCCGGGTACTCGGCGCTGAACTTCGGGCACGGCAATCCGCGGTTGATCGCGGCGGCGAAGGCGCAGTTGGAGCGGGTGACGCTGACGTCGCGGGCGTTCCACCACGACCGGTTCGCCGCGTTCTGCGAGCAGTTGGCGGAGCTGTGCGGCATGGAGCTGGTGCTGCCGATGAACACGGGCGCGGAAGCGGTCGAGACCGCGGTGAAGACCGCGCGGAAGTGGGGGTACCGGGTCAAGGGCGTGCCCGAAGGAAGAGCGAAGATCGTGGTGGCGGGCAACAACTTCCACGGCCGTACGACGACGATCGTCAGCTTCTCGACCGACCCGGAGGCGCGGGCGGACTTCGGGCCGTACACGCCGGGCTTCGGGGTCGTGCCGTACGGGGATCTCACCGCGATGCGGACGGCGGTCAGTGAGAACACGGTGGCCGTGTTGCTGGAGCCGATCCAGGGGGAGGCGGGGGTGCTGGTGCCGCCGGCCGGATATCTGGCGGGGGTACGGGAGTTGACGCGGGAGCGGAACGTGCTCCTCATCGCCGACGAGATCCAGTCGGGGCTCGGGCGGACGGGGCGGACGTTCGCGTGTGAGCACGAGGGGGTGGTGCCCGACATGTATGTGCTCGGGAAGGCGCTGGGCGGTGGGGTGGTGCCGGTGTCGGCGGTGGTGTCGAGTGCGGAGGTGCTGGGCGTGTTCCGGCCCGGGGAGCACGGGTCGACGTTCGGCGGGAATCCGCTGGCGTGTGCGGTGGCACTGGAGGTGATCGCGATGCTGCGGTCGGGCGAGTACCAGGCGCGGGCCGCGGAGCTGGGGGAGCATCTGCACCGGGAATTGCGGCAGTTGACGGACACCGGGCGGGTGACGGCGGTGCGTGGGCGGGGGCTGTGGGCGGGGGTCGACATCACGCCGGCGGTCGGGACGGGCCGGGAGATCTCGGAGAGGTTGATGGACCGGGGCGTCCTCGTGAAGGACACTCACGGGTCGACGATCCGGATCGCGCCGCCGCTGATGATCAGCCGGGAGGATCTGGACTGGGGGCTGGCCCAACTCCGCGCGGTGCTGGGGGTCTAGGGCCGTTGCCGGTCCGGGGAATCTCCAGAGATCGGTGAGAGGGCCCACACGGGAGGCCCGTGGCGATCTCCCCTCCCCTAGAGTCACTTTGTGCTCTTTGGAATGGTGTGCGCGCTCGGCGCGGCGGTCTGCTTCGGTACGGCGACGGTGTTGCAGGCGGTCGCCGCGCGGGCGGCCACGACCGGTGGGGGCGGGGACGCGGCGCTGTTGCTGCGGGCGCTGCGTCAGTGGCGGTATCTGGCGGGGCTGGGGCTGGACTGTCTGGGGTTCGTGTTCCAGATCGTGGCGCTGCGGTCGCTGCCCATCTACGCGGTCGGGGCGGCGCTGGCGTCGAGCCTCGCGGTGACGGCCGTGGTGGCCGCCCGGCTGCTGGGAGTTCGGCTCAGCGGGGTGGAGTGGGCGGCCGTCGGCGTGGTGTGCGCGGGGCTGGCGATGCTGGGGCTGGCGTCCGGGGCGGAGGGGCACCGGGCCGGGTCCATGGCGTTGAAGTGGGCGATGTTGGGGACGTCGGTGGCGGTGCTGTTGCTCGGGCTGGTCGGGGGGCGACTGCCGGAGCGGGGGCGGGCGTTGACGCTGGGGCTGGGGGCGGGCTTCGGGTTCGGGGTGGTCGAGGTGGCGGTTCGGTTGATCGACTCGTTGAAGCCCTCGACGCTGGTCGGCAATCCGGCGACGTACGCACTGCTGGTCGGTGGGGGTGCGGCGTTCTTGTTGCTGACGACAGCGTTGCAGCGGGGGTCTGTGACGACGGCGACGGCGGGGTTGGTGATCGGGGAGACGCTCGGGCCGGCGGCGGTGGGGGTGGTGTGGCTCGGGGACCGTACGCGGGACGGGTTGGAGTGGCTGGCGGTGTTGGGGTTCCTGGTGGCGGTGGCGGGGGCGTTGGCGTTGGCGCGTTTTGGTGAGGCGCCGGCGGAAGCAGCCGACGA from Streptomyces sp. NBC_01288 carries:
- the rocD gene encoding ornithine--oxo-acid transaminase, whose translation is MTSTEASSEDSTEALVAAGEAHTPHNYHPLPVVVATADGAWMTDVRGRRYLDLLAGYSALNFGHGNPRLIAAAKAQLERVTLTSRAFHHDRFAAFCEQLAELCGMELVLPMNTGAEAVETAVKTARKWGYRVKGVPEGRAKIVVAGNNFHGRTTTIVSFSTDPEARADFGPYTPGFGVVPYGDLTAMRTAVSENTVAVLLEPIQGEAGVLVPPAGYLAGVRELTRERNVLLIADEIQSGLGRTGRTFACEHEGVVPDMYVLGKALGGGVVPVSAVVSSAEVLGVFRPGEHGSTFGGNPLACAVALEVIAMLRSGEYQARAAELGEHLHRELRQLTDTGRVTAVRGRGLWAGVDITPAVGTGREISERLMDRGVLVKDTHGSTIRIAPPLMISREDLDWGLAQLRAVLGV